TTATTATGCATTCTTTATGATTGGAGCTTCGGCAGGACAATCAGGCGTGCTGCCTCCTATTTTGGCCGCCTGGATTGGTAATATCGTAATCGGTGTTCTTGCGGCTCTTCGCATAGCATGGGTGCTTATTCCTGAGTCTGTCGGAAAATACTTTGGCGATCAGAAAAGGCTTAAGTGATCTGAGCAGGTAGTAGGTCATACAAAAAAAGACCAAACAATCTGTTTCATTTTACAGGATTGTTTGGTCTTATAATATTACAGATTACTTGGCTTTATTCTGATTGACTTTCGGCTGTTCAGTCTTTTATGTCTTCAACTGAAACGGGACCTTGAGCTAACTCCGGAAGAGCTGTTTTATCAAGAAGATTCCAGAGATTGGTTCGGTTCATACCGCTTTTACTGGATACACACATAGGTTTGACTTTAAGAATATCCTGCCATTTATTTTGGACTTTAGCGCGTTCGCCTTGTTTGGTCTTATCTGACTTGGTCAGAATCGGCAGAATAGGAATGTTGCATTGTATAAAATATGAAAGCATATCAATATCATTTTTCTGCGGGGGCAGTCGGCTGTCCAGCAACACAGCGGCTGCAACGACATAAGCATTTCCTTCCAGGTAACTGTCAATAAGTTTACCCCATTTGGCTCGTTCTGTTTTTGAGCATTTGGCGTATCCATATCCTGGTAGATCAACGATATAATAACCGTGCGGTACGACTTCGTAATAGTTTAAACTTCTTGTTTTACCGGGGGTAGCACTTATTTTTGCAAGACTTTTTCTTTCCGCAAGACAGTTGACCAGTGAGGATTTACCAACATTGGAACGCCCTGCTAGGATGATTTGTGGAGCTGGAAATTGTTCGAGCTGGTCGATTTCATAAACGGTTTTTATTAATTTGAGAGTATTATTCATTAGGAATGATCCTTAAATATTTTGTTTAAAGCGAGGAACACTGATCACCCATTTGTCTCAGTGAGTCAAGTTAGATAATCTTTCAAGAATCTCTTTAGGTCAACCTCGAAAAAAATAAAGGAGTTTAGATGTACACCTTTTTAATACTGAATGGTCCTAATCTTGGACATGTTGGTAAAAGACAGCCGGAAATATACGGCTCTGATAAAATTGAAGATATTCCAGATCATTTGCAAAAAATGATGGGAGAAACCGCCGCGCAGATTAAACTTGAATTTTTTCAGTCTAATTCTGAAGGAGGTTTAATTGACAGGCTTGAAAAAGCGCGGGCAGAGAAAATTGATGGAATTGCTTTCAATGCTGGAGCATACACTCATACCAGTCTTGCAATTGCAGATTCGCTTGCTTGGATAGGTGTTCCATGCGTAGAAGTTCATATTAGTAATATCTGGTCCAGAACAGAAGATCCTGTTCGCCAGCATAGCTTTATGGGAAAACAGTGCCTCGGGGTAATTGCCGGATTTGGAATTCTGAGTTATGTCTTGGCCGTTCAGGCGCTGTTTTGTCATGTGACCGCCGATTAAATTTTATTTTTAAGCGGATGTTTATTGGACTTGTCGGCTGTTATTGTGAATAATCAATATAAACAATTAGTTAAACATTGATAATTCATGTTGTCTTTGCTTTAGCATAGACAGTACGTGATTAATATTTCGATTAGCCTTAAAGGCTTGCACACTTAATACTTAGCGGAGTAAAAATGATATCTACTAAAGACTTTAGACCTGGATTGAAAATTGAAATCGACAAAAAACCTTATGAAATCGTAGAATTTCAGCATTTTAAGCCTGGTAAAGGCGGAGCTTTCGTTCGTACAAAGCTTAAAAACATGCTTACTGGACGAGTCGTTGATCAAACTTTCCGTTCCGGAGAAAAAGTAGAAAAGCCTGATATGGAAACAAAAGAAATGCAGTTCCTCTATAAGGACGGGGATGCTTTTGTACTGATGGATCTTGAATCATATGAACAGATGACGGTTGCGGCTGAAGTCATTGCTGATACCGGTGGGTTCCTTAAAGAGGGTGAAAGTAACAAAGCTCTTCTTTACAATGGTGAGGTTATTGGAATGGAATTACCTGCTTCCGTAATCTTACTAGTTACCCAGACTGATCCTGGTGTGCAGGGTGATAGAGTTAGCGGAGCTTCTAAACCTGCAACTCTGGAAACAGGTCTTGTCATTAATGTTCCACTTTTTGTTAATGAAAATGATAAAGTTAAAGTTGATACACGCTCCAAAGAGTATTTAGGACGCGAAAAATAAGCTTTTTTATTTGTTTTAATAGTTACTATTTTACTCCGGGTGGTTAATTCCACTCGGAATATTCTAACAAGCTCCTTTTATATAATCATCGGAGCAAGATGGAGGATGAGACACTGCCTAGCGAAAAATTCGCAAAAGAAATTTCCGGCTTGTTCTGGATTTTTTTAGCCGCCTTTCTTTTTATAAGCATGTACTCGTTCAATTTGGGCGATCCAACTTTTAATCAAGCGGTAAGCTCGAGTTGGAAAATAAAGAATTTAATCGGTCCAGCCGGATCATATGCTGCAGGATTGCTGGTTGATATGCTCGGAATTGGTGCGTGGTTAATTCCTTTTTATTTTCTGCATTTAGGTCTCTCTTCTTTCATATCTGTTTTAAAACAACCTTGGTGGAGATGGACAGGGCTGGCACTTCTTTACGCTTGTCTTCTTTCATGGTCTTCCCATCCTTGGGTGATTTCGTATCAAGCTGATATGTCAATTCATGAAGGCGGTTTCATCGGAGCATTGCTTTCCAAATGGTCTTTTCATTACCTTAAGCCTGTTGGGGCTTTCCTTTTTTGGTTGTTTGCAACTCTTGCCGGAATTCAGCTTACTTTGAATTTGAGTTGGGCTTCCATCGCTAAAAGAGTTCGGTCGATACTGGTTGATTTAGGACTAAAAAATAAAGAGCGGTTTGACCGCAGAATTAAAAGAATAAAAGCCGAACGCGATTTAAAAAAAGCAGAAGATAAGGCAGAAGTAATATCCGACCCTGTTGACTTCGGTAAATCAGTTAAAAAAAATAAGCCTAAAAAACATGTTAAAGAACAAGATGACTTAGAAGTTGTTTTGCAGCCATTTAATGGTGCGATTCCTAAGAAAAAAAATAAACTAATAGCTAAACCGCTTGATACTACAGCTGAATTTCCTTCTCTTGATATGCTTGCTGTACCGAAAGTTACCGGAATTACAGTTGATCCAAAAGTTTTAGAAAATAAAACCGAAAGTCTTGCGGTTTGTCTTAAAGATTTTAATATCGATGGCGAAATTCAGAACGTAATCCCCGGTCCGGTCGTAACAATGTTTGAATTCCGACCTGCTCCAGGTGTAAAAGTAAGCAAAATTGCGGGACTTACTGATGATATAGCCCTTGCTTTAAAAGCGATATCGGTCAGAATTGAGGCTCCTATTCCTGGTAAAGATTCTGTCGGTGTAGAAATACCGAACGATCAACGGCAGATTGTTTACCTGCGTGAAATATTTGAAGCTGATTGCTTTAAGAATGCAAAATCACCTATGACAATGGCTCTAGGTAAAGATATTCAAGGCGAACCTGTTGTGGCCGATCTTATAAAGATGCCGCATTTACTCGTAGCTGGAGCCACCGGAGCAGGGAAAAGTGTTTGTTTAAACGGTCTGCTCATGAGTTTGCTTTACCGTGCCAGACCTGACGAAGTTAAGCTTTTACTTATAGACCCTAAAAGAATCGAACTTGCCGTTTATGCAAGCCTACCGCACCTTGTGCATCCTGTTGTTACAGATATGGCTCTGGCTAAAAGCGCACTTGAGTGGGCAGTTTACGAGATGGATCAGCGTTATCAGAAAATGGCTCGTCTCGGAGTAAGAAATATTGCTAGCTTTAACGAAAAACTAATTAAGATTCAGGGCGATGATATGCCTGAAGATTTAGCCGATCTTGAGCATATGCCTTATCTTGTTATTGTTGTTGATGAACTTGCTGACCTTATGCTGACAGCAGGAAAAGATGTTGAAATCAGCATTGTAAGGCTTGCACAGCTTGCTCGTGCTGCCGGAATACATATTATTCTTGCCACGCAGAGACCTTCTGTTGATGTTGTTACGGGACTGATTAAAGCAAATTTTCCAACCCGAATTTCTTTTCAGGTTACTTCTAAGCATGACTCGCGTACTATTTTAGATATGGGTGGTGCTGAAAAGCTGCTCGGTCGCGGTGATATGCTCTTCAAACCAAGCGGGGCGCAGCTCCGCAGGTTGCACGGAGCCTTAGTTGACGATGATGAGATCAAGCTGGTTGTAGATTTTTGGAAGAAAAAATTTCCTCAAGATTTTGATCTCGATTTCTCGGACTGGAAGGATACACCGTCAGGACCGGGGAAGGGTAGTATGCCAAGTGAATCGGATGACCCTGTGTACGGTGAAGCTGTAGAATTTGTTCTTTCTCAGGGTAAGGCTTCTATTTCATTGCTGCAAAGACGTTTTCGTATCGGTTTCAACCGTGCAGCACGTTTTATTGAGCAAATGGAACAGGACGGAATTCTTGGGCCGCAGGACGGCAGTAAACCCCGTATCGTTTTGGTTACCAAAGACTGATACAGGGTTTAATATGAATTAGTCCCAATAGAATCTGAAGGGGCAGCACTTTCCGCCTTCTGCTAAAGTTGTTTCACGTTCCATGCGTAGATGTGTGCTGTATCCTTTTGCAAAAGGTTCATCGCGAGAGCATGATAAGAGTGTACAAAGTTCATCAGGTAGGCCCATATCGTAATAAGCTTGTTGATATTTGCAGCTTAGTACATCCATTTTCAGGAGATTGTTCTCTAAGGATATATTTTTAACTTCAAGGGCGTTTCCCATTCTCCAAGCCTCAATCATTGAAGAAAAATGCTTAAGGTTTGGTTCGCCTTCAGCTGTTTTTGCAAAATTATGACCAGCAAGGAATGCGCCGTCATAAAGATTTTCTTTGATAATTTCGAGAGCTTTTTCTTTGCCTATTTTTTTAGTTATTGTTTTGTAAAGCTG
This genomic interval from Desulfovibrio sp. UCD-KL4C contains the following:
- the efp gene encoding elongation factor P; this encodes MISTKDFRPGLKIEIDKKPYEIVEFQHFKPGKGGAFVRTKLKNMLTGRVVDQTFRSGEKVEKPDMETKEMQFLYKDGDAFVLMDLESYEQMTVAAEVIADTGGFLKEGESNKALLYNGEVIGMELPASVILLVTQTDPGVQGDRVSGASKPATLETGLVINVPLFVNENDKVKVDTRSKEYLGREK
- a CDS encoding DNA translocase FtsK; protein product: MEDETLPSEKFAKEISGLFWIFLAAFLFISMYSFNLGDPTFNQAVSSSWKIKNLIGPAGSYAAGLLVDMLGIGAWLIPFYFLHLGLSSFISVLKQPWWRWTGLALLYACLLSWSSHPWVISYQADMSIHEGGFIGALLSKWSFHYLKPVGAFLFWLFATLAGIQLTLNLSWASIAKRVRSILVDLGLKNKERFDRRIKRIKAERDLKKAEDKAEVISDPVDFGKSVKKNKPKKHVKEQDDLEVVLQPFNGAIPKKKNKLIAKPLDTTAEFPSLDMLAVPKVTGITVDPKVLENKTESLAVCLKDFNIDGEIQNVIPGPVVTMFEFRPAPGVKVSKIAGLTDDIALALKAISVRIEAPIPGKDSVGVEIPNDQRQIVYLREIFEADCFKNAKSPMTMALGKDIQGEPVVADLIKMPHLLVAGATGAGKSVCLNGLLMSLLYRARPDEVKLLLIDPKRIELAVYASLPHLVHPVVTDMALAKSALEWAVYEMDQRYQKMARLGVRNIASFNEKLIKIQGDDMPEDLADLEHMPYLVIVVDELADLMLTAGKDVEISIVRLAQLARAAGIHIILATQRPSVDVVTGLIKANFPTRISFQVTSKHDSRTILDMGGAEKLLGRGDMLFKPSGAQLRRLHGALVDDDEIKLVVDFWKKKFPQDFDLDFSDWKDTPSGPGKGSMPSESDDPVYGEAVEFVLSQGKASISLLQRRFRIGFNRAARFIEQMEQDGILGPQDGSKPRIVLVTKD
- a CDS encoding L-2-amino-thiazoline-4-carboxylic acid hydrolase encodes the protein MKEKPVTAFARRKVEAELYGQLYKTITKKIGKEKALEIIKENLYDGAFLAGHNFAKTAEGEPNLKHFSSMIEAWRMGNALEVKNISLENNLLKMDVLSCKYQQAYYDMGLPDELCTLLSCSRDEPFAKGYSTHLRMERETTLAEGGKCCPFRFYWD
- a CDS encoding type II 3-dehydroquinate dehydratase — its product is MYTFLILNGPNLGHVGKRQPEIYGSDKIEDIPDHLQKMMGETAAQIKLEFFQSNSEGGLIDRLEKARAEKIDGIAFNAGAYTHTSLAIADSLAWIGVPCVEVHISNIWSRTEDPVRQHSFMGKQCLGVIAGFGILSYVLAVQALFCHVTAD
- the yihA gene encoding ribosome biogenesis GTP-binding protein YihA/YsxC; this encodes MNNTLKLIKTVYEIDQLEQFPAPQIILAGRSNVGKSSLVNCLAERKSLAKISATPGKTRSLNYYEVVPHGYYIVDLPGYGYAKCSKTERAKWGKLIDSYLEGNAYVVAAAVLLDSRLPPQKNDIDMLSYFIQCNIPILPILTKSDKTKQGERAKVQNKWQDILKVKPMCVSSKSGMNRTNLWNLLDKTALPELAQGPVSVEDIKD